A section of the Paenibacillus aurantius genome encodes:
- a CDS encoding alpha-glycosidase, which produces MHLEAFHHGPRNNWAYAYDNETLHLRFRTKRDDVEAVYAVTGDKYDWNRTAATLSMDKTASDAIFDYWEVAVKPAFRRLTYGFKITAGSETLWLIETGIFNSEPHPPGGYFEYPYLHEIDVFNPPEWAKDAVFYQIFTERFCNGDPANDPEGTEPWGGQPTTTNSFGGDLQGVMDKLDYLVDLGVNAIYFTPIFESPSNHKYDTIDYKKVDPHFGTNELLKELVEKCHEKGLKVMLDAVFNHSGSQFPPFVDVKEKGKDSRYADWFHINEFPLAVHDGIPTYDTFGFFGDMPKFNTANPEVKEYLLDIARYWIEEIKLDGWRLDVANEVDHHFWREFRSVVKKANPEAYIVGEVWNDSIVWLLGDQFDSVMNYPFSNKILEFFSQDHMDGYSFANSMGSLLMRYPQQANEVVFNLLCSHDTPRALTICGGDKRRLKLAVVFLLTYMGTPCIFYGDEIGLEGGGDPDCRKCMEWDPQKQDNELYDFYKILISLRKKNRALRSGHFRFLQADSNDRRIIYERMDHHLHFMIYMNNQEEITTMTHPCETDDWRDALSGEHVPTQDGQMVIELEEFGYRILYRYLDKENKPELPETRIKL; this is translated from the coding sequence ATGCATTTGGAAGCCTTTCATCACGGGCCGCGCAACAATTGGGCCTATGCGTACGACAACGAAACCCTCCACCTTCGTTTCCGCACCAAGCGGGACGATGTGGAAGCCGTCTATGCCGTAACCGGGGATAAATACGATTGGAACCGTACGGCTGCGACACTCTCCATGGACAAAACGGCTTCTGATGCCATCTTTGATTACTGGGAGGTTGCCGTAAAGCCTGCCTTCCGCAGGCTGACTTACGGCTTTAAGATAACCGCGGGCAGCGAAACGCTGTGGCTGATCGAAACCGGCATCTTCAACAGCGAGCCCCACCCGCCCGGCGGGTATTTCGAATATCCTTATCTGCATGAGATCGACGTGTTCAATCCTCCGGAATGGGCCAAGGATGCGGTTTTCTACCAAATCTTCACCGAGCGCTTCTGCAACGGGGATCCCGCCAACGATCCGGAGGGAACCGAGCCTTGGGGCGGCCAGCCGACCACCACGAACTCCTTCGGAGGAGATCTTCAAGGGGTCATGGACAAGCTGGATTACTTGGTGGACCTGGGCGTCAACGCCATCTACTTCACCCCCATCTTCGAGTCCCCGAGCAACCATAAATACGATACGATTGATTACAAGAAGGTAGACCCTCATTTCGGAACGAATGAGCTGTTGAAGGAGCTTGTGGAGAAATGCCACGAGAAAGGCTTGAAGGTCATGCTCGACGCGGTGTTCAACCACAGCGGCTCCCAGTTCCCCCCATTCGTCGATGTGAAGGAAAAGGGAAAGGATTCCCGTTATGCGGACTGGTTCCATATTAACGAGTTCCCGCTCGCCGTTCATGACGGCATCCCGACTTACGATACCTTCGGCTTCTTCGGGGACATGCCCAAGTTCAACACGGCAAACCCTGAAGTGAAGGAATATCTTCTCGATATCGCCCGTTACTGGATCGAAGAGATCAAGCTGGACGGCTGGAGGCTGGACGTGGCCAACGAGGTCGATCACCACTTCTGGCGGGAATTCCGCAGCGTGGTCAAGAAAGCCAATCCGGAAGCTTACATAGTGGGAGAGGTATGGAACGACTCGATTGTGTGGCTGCTCGGCGACCAGTTCGATTCGGTCATGAACTATCCCTTCTCCAACAAAATTCTGGAATTCTTCTCCCAGGACCATATGGACGGCTACTCGTTTGCGAACAGCATGGGTTCTCTTCTGATGCGCTATCCGCAGCAGGCGAATGAAGTGGTCTTCAACCTTCTCTGCAGCCACGATACGCCCCGGGCCCTGACCATTTGCGGCGGGGATAAACGGCGCTTAAAGCTGGCCGTTGTCTTTCTCCTTACCTACATGGGGACCCCCTGCATCTTCTACGGCGATGAAATCGGACTGGAAGGAGGGGGCGATCCCGACTGCCGCAAGTGCATGGAGTGGGACCCGCAGAAGCAGGACAACGAGCTGTACGACTTCTACAAAATTCTGATCTCCCTGCGCAAAAAGAACCGCGCCCTGCGTTCCGGCCATTTCCGCTTCCTGCAAGCCGACTCCAATGACCGCCGGATCATTTACGAGCGGATGGACCATCATCTGCATTTCATGATCTACATGAACAACCAGGAGGAGATTACCACCATGACCCATCCGTGCGAAACGGATGACTGGCGGGACGCTCTATCGGGAGAACATGTGCCGACCCAGGACGGGCAAATGGTGATCGAGCTCGAGGAGTTCGGCTACCGGATCTTGTACCGCTACCTGGATAAGGAGAACAAGCCCGAGCTCCCCGAGACGCGGATCAAGCTTTAG
- a CDS encoding class I SAM-dependent methyltransferase has product MTDWYEESFGEDYLLVYKHRDAKGAKVEVHNMIRWLQLAKGSRVLDLCCGMGRHSLALAECGFRVTGMDLSSVLLQEARRRDTGRKITWVEGDMRQVPLEGPYHAVVNLFTSFGYFDNDEQNEAVFHEIHRLLEPGGRFIVDFLNPDHVARHLVPESVRTEGAVTIRENRIIENGFVRKMITLEETGKPPRHYTEQVKLYRLKDFRAFAGKSGLRLDCIYGGYNGEPYHENESPRIILVGSRKESSSS; this is encoded by the coding sequence ATGACGGATTGGTATGAAGAAAGCTTCGGCGAGGACTACTTGCTCGTCTATAAACACCGGGATGCCAAAGGAGCCAAGGTAGAAGTCCATAACATGATCCGCTGGCTTCAGCTGGCGAAAGGCTCGCGTGTGCTGGATCTGTGCTGCGGAATGGGAAGGCATTCCCTGGCCCTGGCCGAATGCGGCTTCCGGGTGACCGGAATGGATCTTTCGAGCGTCCTGCTCCAGGAAGCACGGCGCCGCGACACCGGACGGAAGATTACGTGGGTTGAGGGGGACATGAGGCAAGTCCCGCTCGAAGGCCCTTATCACGCGGTCGTGAACTTATTTACTTCGTTCGGTTATTTTGATAACGATGAGCAAAATGAGGCGGTTTTTCACGAAATTCACCGGCTGCTGGAGCCGGGAGGCCGGTTCATTGTCGATTTCCTCAATCCGGACCATGTAGCCCGGCATCTCGTACCGGAGTCCGTAAGAACGGAAGGGGCCGTCACCATCCGGGAAAACCGGATCATCGAGAACGGCTTCGTCCGCAAAATGATCACGCTGGAGGAGACCGGCAAGCCTCCCCGGCATTACACCGAGCAAGTCAAGCTGTACCGGCTGAAGGATTTTCGGGCCTTCGCCGGGAAGTCCGGGCTCCGCTTGGACTGCATATACGGCGGCTACAACGGAGAACCTTATCACGAGAACGAATCGCCGAGAATTATCCTTGTCGGCTCCAGAAAGGAATCCTCTTCCTCATGA
- a CDS encoding non-canonical purine NTP pyrophosphatase, translating to MKLNERIIVATRNAGKAKEFSRLLEPFGVAVGSLLDHPELPEVEETGTTFAENAMLKARTIAELLRIPVLADDSGLCVDALNGAPGVYSARYAGEHAADADNNAKLLKELAPFGLRPIGGGDSLPVTEDQASGQEAAPGREQPLVYSPARFVCVLAVFDPGSGGGLTVEGECRGYILPAPRGSNGFGYDPLFYIPASRQTLAEMTMEKKNAVSHRAQALHELVQVLEKRT from the coding sequence ATGAAGCTGAACGAGCGGATCATTGTTGCCACCCGCAACGCCGGCAAAGCGAAGGAATTCAGCCGCCTGCTGGAGCCGTTCGGCGTTGCGGTCGGCTCGCTGCTGGATCATCCGGAGCTGCCCGAAGTGGAAGAGACAGGAACGACCTTCGCCGAGAATGCGATGCTGAAGGCCCGCACGATAGCGGAGCTTCTCCGGATTCCCGTTCTTGCGGATGATTCCGGCCTATGCGTGGATGCGCTGAACGGGGCTCCGGGCGTTTACTCCGCCCGTTACGCCGGGGAGCATGCCGCCGATGCCGACAACAACGCCAAGCTGCTGAAGGAGCTGGCTCCTTTTGGCCTTCGGCCGATAGGCGGAGGGGACTCACTGCCGGTGACGGAGGACCAGGCGTCCGGGCAAGAAGCCGCCCCGGGGAGGGAGCAGCCGCTTGTCTACAGCCCCGCCCGGTTTGTCTGCGTTCTCGCGGTCTTCGACCCTGGGAGCGGGGGGGGACTCACCGTTGAAGGGGAATGCCGCGGGTACATTCTGCCGGCTCCGCGCGGCTCCAACGGGTTCGGCTACGACCCCTTATTCTACATCCCGGCCAGCCGCCAGACTTTGGCCGAAATGACAATGGAGAAGAAGAACGCGGTCAGCCACCGGGCCCAGGCGCTTCACGAGCTGGTACAGGTGCTGGAGAAGCGGACCTGA
- a CDS encoding fumarylacetoacetate hydrolase family protein produces MKLVTFVHNGEYQLGVHTEQGIVHVAKAAELAGENAVLDVHEAIEQGRDAVNRLQALTDRVLGDSSLQKACLLPEEGLKLGPCVTRPNKIICVGLNYRRHAEETNAPIPQYPILFNKFNNTLAAQGEDIALPKVTQEVDYEAELVIVIGRTAKYVSRENALDHVFGYCNVNDLSARDLQMRTAQWLLGKSCDGFSPLGPYLVTADEVGNPNQLSIKCTVNGEVRQNSNTSDMIFACDEIVSYISQHMTLVPGDIILTGTPEGVVLGLPKEERVYLKDGDVVTIEIEKLGSLTNRMVAEQA; encoded by the coding sequence ATGAAATTGGTAACCTTTGTCCATAACGGAGAGTATCAGCTGGGGGTACATACGGAGCAGGGGATCGTGCATGTGGCCAAAGCAGCGGAGCTTGCAGGGGAAAATGCGGTGCTTGATGTTCATGAAGCCATCGAACAGGGCCGCGATGCCGTGAACCGTCTTCAAGCTTTAACGGATCGGGTGCTCGGGGACAGCTCGCTTCAGAAAGCCTGTCTGCTGCCGGAGGAGGGGCTGAAGCTGGGTCCTTGCGTAACCCGTCCTAACAAAATCATATGCGTGGGCCTCAACTATCGCCGGCATGCGGAAGAAACCAACGCCCCTATCCCTCAATACCCGATTCTGTTCAACAAGTTTAACAATACCCTGGCGGCTCAGGGGGAAGACATCGCCCTTCCGAAGGTCACGCAGGAGGTCGATTATGAAGCCGAGCTCGTCATCGTCATCGGACGCACCGCGAAGTATGTTTCCCGAGAGAACGCTCTCGATCATGTCTTCGGTTATTGCAACGTGAATGATCTGTCGGCCCGCGATCTTCAGATGCGTACCGCCCAATGGCTGCTCGGCAAATCCTGCGACGGCTTCAGCCCGCTCGGGCCTTACCTGGTCACGGCCGATGAAGTCGGCAATCCTAACCAACTTAGCATCAAATGTACCGTCAACGGCGAAGTCCGGCAGAATTCCAATACGTCGGATATGATCTTCGCCTGTGACGAAATCGTCAGCTACATTTCCCAGCACATGACGCTCGTACCGGGCGACATTATTCTGACGGGAACGCCGGAGGGCGTGGTGCTCGGTCTTCCGAAGGAAGAGCGCGTTTACCTGAAGGACGGGGACGTGGTGACGATCGAGATTGAGAAGCTCGGGTCGCTGACGAACCGGATGGTAGCCGAGCAGGCGTAA
- the asnB gene encoding asparagine synthase (glutamine-hydrolyzing): MCGITGWLDWQKDLTLHPTTLENMTETMAARGPDASGTWISRHCALGHRRLSVIDPENGAQPMTRYHGDHSFTIVYNGELYNAPDLRRELETRGHRFRTNCDTEVLLLAFVEWGKACLDRLNGIFAFAVWSDENQELFLARDRLGVKPLFYSDLGSVFLFGSEPKAIIAHPDFPAEVDAEGLAEVFALGPARTPGVGVYKRLSELKAGHCMTVGANGVRTAAYWRLVSRPHLDNVDQTAETIHFLLKDTVERQLVSDVPVCTLLSGGLDSSALTSLAALYYQGTGQGVVPTFSVDYADNDKHFKANAFQPNSDAPWIRRMTEHLGTEHHWVEFDTPELVAALKNAVRARDLPGMADVDASLLLFCREIKKHATVAVSGEAADEIFGGYPWFHRDESLKANTFPWSLKMQERLAVLNPEMTAYIRPEAYAAERYRQALDEVPYLDGENDQQRRIREISYLNVTRFMPTLLDRKDRMSMAVGLEVRVPFCDHRLVEYVWNIPWEIKTAGDREKGILRRALKGVLPDDVLTRKKSPYPKTHNPSYLAAVRRWVLEILDDSSSPLLPLIDVPRIRQLASSEEADMNIPWFGQLMSGPQLFAYLGQVDTWLREYKVSVK; encoded by the coding sequence ATGTGCGGAATTACAGGCTGGCTGGACTGGCAAAAGGATTTAACCCTTCACCCCACCACCCTTGAAAACATGACCGAAACGATGGCGGCCCGGGGTCCTGATGCTTCGGGCACCTGGATCTCCCGGCACTGCGCCCTCGGCCACCGGAGACTGAGTGTCATCGATCCGGAGAACGGCGCCCAGCCGATGACCCGATACCACGGCGATCATTCCTTCACCATCGTATACAACGGCGAGCTGTATAACGCCCCGGATCTGCGCAGGGAGCTCGAAACGCGGGGCCACCGCTTCCGGACCAACTGCGACACCGAGGTTCTTCTGCTGGCCTTTGTCGAATGGGGGAAGGCCTGCCTAGACCGGCTGAACGGCATATTTGCTTTCGCGGTATGGAGCGATGAGAACCAGGAGCTCTTCCTGGCTAGAGACCGGCTTGGCGTCAAGCCTCTTTTTTATTCCGACCTGGGCTCCGTGTTTCTGTTCGGCTCCGAGCCTAAAGCGATTATCGCCCACCCGGACTTCCCCGCCGAAGTGGATGCGGAAGGGCTGGCGGAGGTATTCGCGCTCGGTCCCGCCCGGACGCCGGGCGTCGGTGTATACAAGCGCCTGTCGGAGCTGAAGGCGGGCCACTGCATGACGGTTGGCGCGAACGGGGTTCGCACGGCCGCTTATTGGCGTCTTGTCAGCCGGCCGCACCTCGACAACGTAGACCAGACCGCCGAAACGATTCATTTCCTGCTGAAGGACACGGTCGAACGGCAGCTCGTGTCGGATGTGCCGGTCTGCACCCTTCTGTCCGGCGGCCTGGACTCCAGCGCCCTGACCTCGCTTGCCGCCCTGTATTACCAGGGGACCGGACAGGGAGTGGTCCCCACCTTCTCCGTGGATTACGCGGACAACGACAAGCACTTCAAAGCGAACGCCTTCCAGCCCAACTCCGACGCCCCCTGGATCCGCCGGATGACCGAGCATTTGGGGACGGAGCATCATTGGGTCGAATTCGATACGCCCGAGCTCGTCGCCGCTCTGAAGAATGCGGTCCGGGCAAGGGACCTTCCCGGCATGGCCGACGTGGACGCTTCCCTGCTCCTCTTCTGCCGGGAAATCAAGAAACACGCCACCGTGGCGGTTTCGGGCGAGGCGGCCGACGAAATATTCGGCGGCTACCCTTGGTTTCACCGCGACGAATCGTTGAAGGCGAACACGTTTCCCTGGTCGCTTAAGATGCAGGAGCGCCTCGCCGTCCTGAATCCGGAAATGACGGCTTACATCCGGCCGGAGGCTTACGCCGCGGAGCGGTACCGCCAGGCGCTTGACGAGGTTCCTTACCTCGACGGCGAGAATGACCAGCAGCGGCGCATCCGCGAAATCTCTTACTTGAATGTGACGAGATTCATGCCCACTCTTCTTGACCGCAAGGACCGGATGAGCATGGCGGTCGGCCTGGAGGTCCGGGTCCCCTTCTGCGACCACCGCCTGGTGGAGTACGTGTGGAACATCCCCTGGGAAATCAAGACGGCCGGAGACAGGGAGAAGGGCATTCTCCGCCGCGCGCTGAAGGGAGTGCTGCCGGACGATGTGCTGACCCGCAAAAAAAGCCCGTACCCCAAAACCCACAACCCTTCGTACCTGGCCGCCGTCCGCCGGTGGGTGCTGGAGATTCTGGATGACTCCTCCTCTCCCCTCCTGCCCTTGATCGATGTGCCCCGGATCCGCCAGCTGGCCTCCTCGGAAGAGGCGGATATGAACATCCCCTGGTTCGGCCAGCTGATGAGCGGGCCGCAGCTTTTTGCCTATCTCGGCCAAGTGGACACCTGGCTTCGGGAATATAAGGTCAGCGTCAAATAA
- the rph gene encoding ribonuclease PH, translating into MRIDGRQNNETRPVRITTNYIKHAEGSVLIEVGETKVICTASVEERVPPFMKGQGRGWVTAEYSMLPRATQTRNQREAAKGKLGGRTMEIQRLIGRALRSVVSLERLGERTITLDCDVIQADGGTRTTSITGAFVAMAMAIHKISETKNLPKFPITDFLASVSVGIVNEETYLDLAYEEDSKAKVDMNVVMTGSGKFVEVQGTGEESPFSREELNSLLASAEAGILSMIEVQKEALGPIAGKIGG; encoded by the coding sequence ATGAGAATAGACGGAAGACAGAACAACGAGACGCGTCCCGTCCGGATTACAACGAATTACATTAAGCATGCCGAGGGCTCGGTCCTTATCGAGGTAGGAGAAACGAAGGTGATCTGCACCGCGTCGGTAGAAGAACGCGTTCCGCCGTTCATGAAAGGGCAGGGGCGGGGCTGGGTGACCGCAGAATATTCCATGCTGCCGCGCGCCACCCAAACGCGCAACCAGCGGGAAGCCGCCAAGGGCAAGCTGGGAGGGCGGACCATGGAGATCCAGCGCCTGATCGGCCGGGCGCTGCGTTCGGTCGTCAGCCTGGAGAGGCTTGGAGAGCGGACGATTACCCTCGACTGCGATGTCATACAGGCAGACGGGGGGACCCGCACCACTTCCATTACGGGAGCGTTCGTCGCGATGGCCATGGCGATCCATAAAATTTCCGAAACGAAGAACCTGCCCAAGTTTCCCATAACGGATTTCCTGGCGTCGGTGAGCGTAGGCATAGTTAATGAAGAGACCTACCTGGATCTTGCTTACGAAGAGGATTCGAAAGCCAAGGTGGACATGAACGTGGTGATGACCGGAAGCGGTAAATTCGTTGAGGTGCAGGGCACAGGCGAAGAATCGCCGTTCAGCCGGGAAGAGCTGAACTCCCTCCTTGCTTCCGCCGAAGCGGGGATTCTGTCGATGATCGAGGTGCAGAAAGAGGCGCTCGGTCCCATCGCCGGCAAGATTGGGGGCTAG
- a CDS encoding GerMN domain-containing protein produces the protein MQPAKPVRLLVAASLVVMLTSGCSLLGKDSAKQSIDPPREDTETMLQTVIKDAQKNNASQNAQSTQVTLYFKDDKGFVSPLSLPVASTEGIAKKTLESMVEDGLPKAQLPKGFTALLPKGTKVKSLDIKTESKLAVVDFSKEFTNYNVQDERKMIEAVTWALTGFPSIEQVELRVEGKKLPEMPMGATPLDGTLSRAMGINLEIAPGVNPGQSVPVTLYFQSHTADHYGYYVPVTRMVKRTDQVAKAAVDELIKGPLANKGLEAVMTLGTEVLQLKQSDDNSTVTVDFSSKFLDKDKKASADAVQAVVLSLTENTKASKVQITVNGDAKVSTTDNKTNSQPVMRPTHINPLKL, from the coding sequence ATGCAGCCCGCCAAACCCGTTCGCCTGCTCGTGGCCGCCTCGCTCGTCGTCATGCTGACCTCCGGCTGTTCCTTGCTCGGCAAGGATAGCGCAAAGCAATCCATCGACCCTCCCCGCGAGGATACCGAGACCATGCTGCAGACGGTCATTAAGGATGCCCAGAAGAACAACGCCTCCCAGAACGCCCAGTCGACCCAGGTCACCCTTTATTTCAAGGATGACAAGGGGTTTGTTTCCCCGCTCAGCCTGCCGGTCGCCTCGACGGAAGGTATAGCCAAGAAAACGCTGGAGTCCATGGTGGAGGACGGCCTTCCGAAGGCCCAGCTCCCCAAAGGCTTTACCGCCCTGCTGCCGAAAGGAACCAAGGTGAAAAGCCTCGACATCAAGACGGAGAGCAAGCTCGCCGTCGTCGATTTCAGCAAGGAATTCACCAACTACAACGTGCAGGATGAACGCAAAATGATCGAAGCGGTCACGTGGGCGCTGACCGGGTTTCCTTCCATCGAGCAGGTGGAGCTTCGGGTAGAAGGCAAAAAGCTGCCGGAGATGCCTATGGGAGCTACTCCTCTGGACGGGACGCTGTCGCGTGCTATGGGGATTAACCTGGAAATCGCTCCGGGGGTGAATCCGGGACAGTCCGTACCCGTCACGCTGTATTTCCAAAGCCATACCGCCGACCATTACGGCTACTATGTGCCGGTAACCCGGATGGTGAAGCGGACGGATCAGGTGGCCAAGGCCGCCGTGGATGAGCTGATCAAGGGCCCGCTTGCCAACAAAGGCCTCGAAGCGGTCATGACACTCGGCACCGAGGTGCTCCAGCTTAAGCAATCCGATGACAACAGCACGGTTACGGTTGATTTCAGCAGCAAATTCCTCGACAAGGATAAAAAGGCTTCGGCCGATGCCGTTCAGGCCGTCGTTCTCTCCCTGACGGAGAACACGAAAGCCTCCAAGGTCCAGATTACGGTCAACGGAGATGCCAAGGTGAGCACGACGGATAACAAGACGAACAGCCAGCCGGTCATGCGTCCGACCCATATCAATCCCCTTAAGCTATAG
- a CDS encoding MBL fold metallo-hydrolase produces the protein MKTLVKGTIHQVKVPLPFPLRWVNSYLLAGDDGVTVIDPGLHTPASEELWEKELREAGLGFSDISSIVLTHHHPDHYGLAGWFQERTGAPVRLSPEGLRQARLLWGRGEPLTAAIRDLFARHGMPEELLNELTVHMEGFLPQISPQPDVTVLEEGERLRMGGRDWDIIETGGHASGHLSFYDPETLAMICGDHVIPQISPNVSYIPGIDENPLATYLKDLRRVSGFEVEKAYPGHREPFTGFSRRALDLVVHHEERLDRMAGALTGEPLTAYELCIAFFGSRLSIHQLRFAMAETLAHLFFLAADGRVKEEETASGILYRHHG, from the coding sequence ATGAAAACACTTGTCAAGGGAACCATCCATCAAGTCAAAGTCCCGCTTCCGTTTCCTCTCCGCTGGGTGAACAGCTATCTGCTCGCGGGCGACGACGGGGTAACCGTTATCGACCCGGGGCTTCATACGCCCGCTTCCGAGGAGCTTTGGGAGAAGGAGCTTCGGGAAGCGGGGCTGGGCTTCTCCGACATCTCCTCCATAGTCCTTACCCATCATCACCCGGATCATTACGGGTTGGCCGGTTGGTTCCAGGAACGGACAGGGGCGCCTGTCCGCCTATCGCCCGAAGGCCTTCGGCAGGCTCGTCTGCTGTGGGGAAGAGGCGAGCCGTTAACGGCCGCGATCAGGGACCTGTTCGCACGTCACGGAATGCCGGAAGAGCTTCTTAACGAGCTGACCGTTCATATGGAGGGTTTCCTTCCCCAGATCAGCCCCCAGCCTGACGTGACGGTTCTCGAAGAAGGAGAGCGGCTCCGGATGGGGGGCCGGGACTGGGATATAATCGAGACCGGAGGGCATGCGTCCGGCCATCTTTCGTTCTACGATCCGGAAACGCTAGCCATGATCTGCGGGGATCACGTTATCCCGCAAATTTCCCCTAACGTCAGCTACATTCCAGGCATCGACGAGAACCCGCTCGCCACCTATCTTAAGGATCTGCGCCGGGTAAGCGGGTTCGAGGTCGAGAAAGCTTATCCGGGCCACCGGGAGCCTTTTACGGGGTTTTCCCGGCGCGCGCTGGACCTCGTCGTTCATCACGAGGAGAGACTCGACCGCATGGCAGGCGCCCTGACGGGAGAGCCCCTGACGGCCTATGAACTATGCATCGCCTTTTTCGGCAGCAGGCTGTCCATTCACCAGCTTCGGTTTGCGATGGCGGAAACCTTGGCCCACCTCTTCTTCCTGGCGGCCGACGGAAGGGTGAAGGAGGAAGAAACGGCGAGCGGTATCCTTTATCGGCACCACGGATAA
- a CDS encoding phosphatidylglycerophosphatase A family protein, with protein MVTYSLNSEAVEKAMNEWLTKRGVRREDIAELVYLAQQEYYPVLTMDECRESVDRVLAKREVHNAILTGIQLDILAEEGKLLSPLQEMIENDEKLYGCDEILALSIVNVYGSIGFTNFGFLDKTKPGIVDRLNRKGGPMLHTFLDDIVSAIAASACSRLAHRKQAHAEEHELV; from the coding sequence CTGGTGACGTACAGCCTGAACAGCGAAGCCGTGGAAAAGGCCATGAACGAATGGCTGACGAAGCGCGGGGTAAGACGGGAGGATATTGCGGAGCTCGTCTACTTGGCCCAGCAGGAATATTACCCGGTTCTGACCATGGACGAATGCCGGGAAAGCGTGGACAGGGTACTCGCTAAGCGGGAGGTGCACAATGCCATCCTGACGGGAATCCAGCTTGACATCCTGGCGGAGGAAGGAAAGCTGCTCTCCCCTCTCCAGGAAATGATCGAGAACGACGAGAAGCTGTATGGCTGCGATGAAATTCTGGCTCTGTCGATCGTGAACGTCTACGGAAGCATCGGATTTACGAATTTCGGGTTTCTCGACAAAACGAAGCCCGGAATCGTAGACCGCCTTAACCGCAAGGGCGGCCCTATGCTGCATACCTTTCTCGATGATATTGTGAGCGCCATCGCCGCCTCGGCCTGCAGCCGCCTTGCCCACCGCAAACAAGCCCATGCGGAGGAGCATGAGCTGGTCTAG
- a CDS encoding SDR family NAD(P)-dependent oxidoreductase: MRLQGKVALITGSGSGIGKSSALRFAEEGALVVINDLDAAKGEETSAEIRAAGGESFFVRADVTKPEEVKAMTDEIVSRTGKIDVLFNNAGISGVGALHELEEDVWDRIMAINIKGVFLPSKYVLPHMMERRSGSIINMSSCIAEIGLARRASYAATKGAVLALTKSMQVDYASYGIRVNALLPGTILTPFVEDYLKKSYDDPEEAYRSLKTRQLSGDLGRPEDVAQAALFLASEESKFMMGSPLYIDGGVVFGKNA; encoded by the coding sequence ATGCGTTTACAAGGTAAGGTGGCGCTGATTACCGGCTCCGGTTCGGGGATTGGCAAGAGCTCCGCTCTGCGTTTTGCGGAAGAAGGAGCATTGGTCGTCATTAACGACCTGGATGCGGCCAAAGGAGAAGAAACCTCGGCTGAGATCCGGGCGGCCGGAGGAGAGTCTTTCTTCGTTCGGGCGGATGTAACGAAGCCCGAGGAAGTGAAGGCCATGACGGACGAAATTGTATCCCGCACGGGAAAGATCGACGTGCTCTTCAACAACGCCGGAATAAGCGGCGTCGGGGCTCTACACGAGCTGGAGGAGGACGTATGGGACCGCATCATGGCCATCAACATCAAAGGGGTCTTCCTCCCTTCGAAATACGTCCTGCCTCATATGATGGAACGCCGGTCCGGCTCCATCATTAACATGTCTTCCTGTATAGCCGAAATCGGACTGGCCCGCCGGGCGTCCTACGCCGCAACCAAAGGCGCCGTTTTGGCCTTGACCAAATCCATGCAGGTGGATTACGCTTCTTATGGAATCAGAGTCAACGCTCTGCTCCCGGGAACGATCCTGACTCCTTTTGTAGAGGACTACCTGAAGAAATCCTATGACGATCCGGAAGAGGCTTACCGCTCTCTTAAGACCCGCCAGCTGAGCGGAGACCTGGGCCGTCCGGAGGATGTGGCCCAGGCGGCTCTGTTCCTGGCGTCGGAGGAGTCCAAGTTTATGATGGGATCGCCGCTTTATATTGACGGGGGCGTCGTTTTCGGCAAGAACGCTTAG